The Lycium barbarum isolate Lr01 chromosome 9, ASM1917538v2, whole genome shotgun sequence genome has a segment encoding these proteins:
- the LOC132611495 gene encoding amino acid transporter AVT6C-like codes for MGSTKNGAGVDVPLLPENISPTRENRGMIWRTVFNVSTSIIGAGIMSVPATMKVLGVIPAFMLIVLVAILVDISVDFMLRFTYAGQSTTYAGLMKENFGKIGSVAVQICVMISTLGCLIIYLIIIGDVLSGQGEHLGALQEWFGIRWWNLRDLAILFIVLFVILPLVLYRRVESLWFSSAIAVILAIVFVGICSVMAILAIIKGETVRPRMLPELKDSTSFFNLFTAIPVIVTAFTFHFNVHPIGIELGKPATMTTAVKISLSFCTATYFSIGIFGYLLFGDSIMPDILVNFDKSSGASAISSILNDIVRLSYALHLMLVFPLLNFSLRANINELIFPKNDLLATNTKRFMYLTLILLAFSYIAAIAIPSIWYIFQFLGSTSNVCLAFIFPGAIALRDVHGLSTRKDKMIAVVMIFLAVATSLITIATNIYNNTGNSS; via the exons ATGGGTTCAACCAAGAATGGTGCCGGTGTAGACGTTCCCTTGCTGCCGGAAAACATCTCTCCGACGAGGGAGAACCGGGGGATGATATGGAGGACAGTGTTCAACGTGTCAACAAGTATTATTGGTGCAGGAATTATGTCAGTCCCAGCAACTATGAAGGTCTTAGGTGTCATTCCTGCATTCATGTTGATTGTTCTGGTTGCTATATTAGTGGACATATCAGTAGATTTCATGTTGAGGTTCACGTATGCCGGCCAATCGACCACGTACGCTGGACTGATGAAAGAGAACTTTGGAAAGATAGGTTCCGTGGCAGTACAAATTTGTGTAATGATCTCCACTCTTGGTTGCTTGATCATATACCTCATTATTATCG GAGACGTACTTTCTGGACAAGGAGAACATCTTGGTGCTCTTCAAGAATGGTTTGGGATACGTTGGTGGAATTTGCGTGATTTAGCAATCTTATTCATTGTCTTGTTTGTTATTCTTCCTCTAGTCCTATATCGGCGTGTAG AATCTTTGTGGTTCAGCTCAGCAATTGCAGTTATCCTGGCAATTGTATTTGTTGGTATATGTTCTGTAATGGCAATCCTTGCAATTATAAAAGGAGAAACAGTAAGGCCAAGAATGCTACCGGAGCTAAAAGATAGCACTTCCTTCTTTAATCTTTTCACTGCTATCCCTGTTATTGTAACAGCTTTTACATTTCACTTCAATG TTCATCCTATTGGAATTGAGCTGGGGAAACCTGCAACCATGACCACTGCAGTCAAAATTTCACTATCATTTTGTACAGCCACCTATTTTTCAATTGGCATTTTTGGCTACCTTTTGTTTGGAGATTCAATCATGCCAGACATACTTGTAAATTTTGATAAGTCCTCCGGCGCTTCAGCAATAAGTTCCATTCTAAATGACATAGTTCGTCTAAGCTATGCCCTTCACCTAATGTTGGTATTTCCACTCTTAAATTTTTCTCTAAGGGCCAATATCAACGAACTCATATTCCCTAAGAATGATTTACTGGCAACTAACACCAAACGATTCATGTATCTTACATTGATCTTGTTAGCTTTCTCGTATATAGCTGCAATTGCTATACCATCCATATGGTACATTTTCCAGTTCCTGGGATCAACTTCAAATGTTTGCCTTGCCTTTATATTCCCAGGTGCAATTGCTCTAAG AGATGTCCATGGTTTATCTACAAGAAAAGACAAGATGATCGCAGTGGTTATGATTTTTTTAGCTGTTGCGACGAGCCTTATAACCATTGCTACCAACATCTACAACAATACTGGAAACAGTTCATAA